The Brassica oleracea var. oleracea cultivar TO1000 chromosome C7, BOL, whole genome shotgun sequence sequence TTCTCTTAATTAGATTTAAATATCCAAGAATGTACTAAGGAAAGTGGAAAACAGTAGGTCTAAGTTGGACTTGAATAACCATGCTTCATATAGGTACAGAGTAAATGCAGATCCTAAAAACACACGTAAGGTCCATCTTATGAACACGATAGTTCAATATTTTATTTGCTAGTGAAAAAAGGGAAATAAAAGGAACTCATGAGGGTCACGACAATAAATCACAATGGGCCAATTTCAAGAAGCAATATAATATAATATATAAAATGTTATTAGAAAGAGAACAAAATTTAAAAGGTTATCAATGTAATGTGTATAGTGTTGTACTACTCTATGGCCAAAAGTGCTTCTCTTTTGCTTCCCCACACCCTTCAGATGCAGCTTTTCTACAGAGAAAGTGAGCTGTGTTGAAATAATGATCAAAAATTAAATAAATACTAGTAACATTTTAGACAGAGACCTGCGCGTTACGATTACACCAAAGTATACCAGTAATCAATTCTTGTAAAGTCAGACCTGCGCGTTACGATTATATGTGAATTAAAAGGGATTATTGAGACTGATATATAGAAAAAGACAGACATTGTTAGATGATAGGGTATGTATGTGGTTACAACTGTTAATTCGGTCTCACATTTACTTGTAGTCTATGTGATATGGAAGCAGAAGCACGTACACAGAACCGGAATCATATACAACTGCCGAAGCGACTTTCAAAAAAAAATTGAAAGCGTGTGTATATATATATATATATATATATATATATATATATATATATACTAATGTATTAGTTTAAAAGAAAATAATATTCAAAATAATATAATTCAAAATCAAAACCTTCATCTTCATTCTTAATAATCTATACCAAATAAACCGACCTCAAATTCTGTTTCGTCTAATGTATTAGTTTAAAAGAAAATAATATTCAAAATAATATAATTCAAAATCAAAACCTTCATCTTCATTCTTAATAATCTATACCAAATAAACCGACCTCAAATTCTGTTTCGAAAAGAATAATAATTCAAGTTTACATGTATAATAATCAAATTAATAATTTTTTAAGGGAATTAGATTAATCATTTCCACTATCACAAATATGATTAATACAGTGTATATATATATATCTAAGTAAACTTTCTTAAAACTTTATTGTTTACAAATAAATTTTACCATTAGTTCAAATATTTCACATATAATTTTATTTCTTATGTGTATTACATTTATTAAATAAGTAATTGAAAAATTAATAACTTTATATTTTCTACTTATTTACGATATCAAGTTGTAAAATGGAAGCATAGTATTTTAAAAGAGAGCCGCAAACTTCCAACATGTTTTTTTTTTAAGTTTATAGAAACAATTTGAAAACAAGATTCTATAACTTGCTAAAACTTTTTATTCCGACTTTGAGTCTTAAGCAAAAACATATGTCCGATGAAGCTTTCGTGCTATAGATCTACCTTGTAATTAATTACTAAATACTAAATTAACTTTATATTAGTTTTATTCTTTAACAAAATTTTACATAATTGTACACAGTTTGTCTTTTCATTAACGGTAATTTTAATTTAAATAAGCATATTTTTTTGCCAAAACAAAGAAGTAACACTTTTTGAATAAACAATATACAATAAACATGTTTATTATTAGGGAAATTACATTGTATAGCTTTCAAACAAATAATAATTTACTCTCTAGCTAAATATCCTATTTCACATATCTACTTCCTCTCTTTTATATAATATTGTCATATTACCCTAAGCAACAACCGGGAAAACCTACCCAAAAAAAATTACACCCATTACTCTCAGAATTAAATTACTTTGAGAATCCATGATCAACATACAACACTTTGATTAGTATATTTTGTGAAGAATAACAACAGATTTAAAAGAATGTCAAAACCAGTTATTCTTCTTCTTTTTACTTTTTAATAACACAAGACTTTTGCTGATTTATCAAAATATTGAATCTAATAACACTAGACTTTTAAAAAAATTTAACTACTTAGTGCAAAAACAAAACTAATGACACTAAATTTTAACTTTTTTTTTTTGAAAATTTGTAACTGAAAAACATAAGAATCATTATAAAATCTAAATGTCTTTACAAATATATAATCTAATAACACCCCCTAACGAAAACGAAAGATAGTTTGCTGCAATTCATGTATCTAACATGACTGGTGAAGCCCATTATATGGCTAGTTGTAGTTGTCAGCTCATAGGCCGATCACTGAATTCAACAATTTGCATATATGTATGAAAAAATTTAATGTATCATTGTCACGACAAGTGCGTATTCGTATGTCGACATCATTGAGTTAAAATAAAAGTTAGGCCAATGTATGGATATAACCAAAGATATGTAGCTGATATTGTATTGTCGGTTTATATTTTCTGTATTGTATTGTCTATTTTTTTGTTATATGCTTTATTGTATGTTGTTTAATATCATTTTGGAGCCACTTATAATAATAAGGGTTAATTTTCTGAATAATCAAAATGAGAATAAAAATTAAGTATATAACATTGATTTTGACATAATTCACTAACTAACATTTAACCGTTTTTCAGCCGGTTATACCTTCATCTTTTGCGAGTAGGTGGTGAAAGAGAGAAAAAGTAGATGATATGGTCGTTGTAAAACTCCACTATTAATTATCACACCACGTAATGCCACCAATACCACACGCCTGTTTACCACATAGATATGCATCAGATTTTTTTATATCATATTGCCGAAGTAGCATAAAACTCCAAATCCATTCACAATTCTTAAATACTAAACTTTACTCCAAACCCCTACCCTAAATACTAGCCAAAGCTAGCCTAACATGGAGGCAAATTCAGTCAATTGGTAAATTTTAAATCAAGCACAATCAAAAAAATCATCTAATAATGATACATAATTTAGAAAAATGGCAAAAAAAACATCACTACAAGTTTGTACACTTCACTTTTTTCTGGTGTAAAAGCAAGGCTGTAAGTTCTGAAAATGTATTTGAACTATAATGTGACAAATTGTTAGTAAAAAATAATAGTCAATGGAAAAAATAATAGATAATAACAAACACAACAACACAATACAACATTGATACTCCGTAAAAGTTTATAATTAACAGGTTACGTATATCAACATCATTTTATGTCTTGTTAATGGAAGTCTGGAAGATTTCTTTACTAGTGCCAGAAGCATTCATCAAGTCTGTTCACTCTCACCTTATTTTTATGGTATCCTCAACAATGTGCTCTCAAAGCTACTAGATGGAGCAGTAGAGGAAGGGGAATTTGCTTATCATCCACAGTGTAAGGAAGTAAAACTCACTAATCTAAGCTTTGCAGATGATATATTGGCCTTCACATATGGTACACCAGAGTCGTTATTAGAGGGTTTGGAGATCATGCAGTGATTCACATGAATGTCATGTTTACATAGTAATACAACCAAGTCATCTATTTATTCATCAGAAATAATCTATCAGCTCTCTTTTCTACAGCCTCTTTTTGGGTTTAGTAGTTGGAACTCTCCCATTCGATACTTAGGTATGCGACTGACTACCAAAATTCTCACTAGCCACGATTATAGGCTGCTGGTTGACAAAGTTAGAGGAAGAATGTCCTGCTCGTCTAACAAGTCTTTATCTTATTCTGGAAGGTTACAATTGATCAAGTTTGTTATCTCAATCATTGTGAATTTCTGGAACTCAACTTTCATCCTACCAGAAAAGTGTCTTGACACGATCAAAAGTATGTGTAATACTTTTTTTTGGTCGGCTTCACCTACCCAAACTCACAAAGCAAAAGTAGGATGGGATGATCTTTCTTAGAAGATGGGGGGTTAGGGGTGAGGAAGTTGTGGGATTCTGCTAGGGCCTTTGATTTGAGTCTCATAAGGTGACTATTTACTCAGCCTTCTTCTCTTTGGGTTAGCTGGGTCAAACATTATCTATTTCGGTACAACTCTTTTTGGCATGTTCGAGATGATTCTAAAAGATCTTGGATATAGCTTAAGTTGAGGGATGTTGCTTATCAATTCTTCAGATTTGAGGTAAGAGATAGAGATAGCAAACACTTTTGGTTTGATGATTGGCTGGAGAAAGGTCGTATGATTGAAATCATTGGAGGTGTGGGTACAACATACCTCGGTGTTGCTAGACACGCCAAGATCAGGGATGCAATAACTCTGGAAGGGTAGTGTATTAGAGGAAAGAGAAGTCAGACATTTCATGATCTCGACAACAATATCCAGGCTATAGATGTGCCACATGATGGGAAGGGAGATGACATAGTGTTATGGAAGCACGGGGCCGAAGACTATCACACAAACTTCTCAGCCTCAAGAACATGAGATCAACTTCAATCTAAAAGGAATATAATGGTTTATAGTAGAGTGGTCTGGTTTATTCTCTTTTATTACTTAGCTTGATGTAAAATACAGTTTAGCTACTGGTGATCGAATGAGGTAATAAAGAGCAGTTCAGAGAAATGCGAATTATGTGAAGAAAAAGATGAGACTTGAGATCATTTGTTCTTTGCTTGCCCTTTTTCTTACATAGTTTGAGAGGATTAGCGCGACAGCTTATGGGATCTAATATCAATCCGGACTGGCAATGGAGTCCAAACTACTTGGAAAACATAACACATAAGAGATTGGACACCATTCTAGCGAAGCTTTTGTTTCAGGTTTCTATCTACTATATATATAGAGAGAGAGAGATAAATACAAGGCGCCATCATCAGATCTAGACAGCCATGGATCAGATCAGATGCAGAGGCTCATTGAGAAGATTATGAAGAACACAATCCTATCTATCAAGTACAAATCTGAGCATAAATATGCACGTCTGCCTGGCCGGCAGGTGGCTTTAGCACTCAAATAGCAATTAGGATATACTCTCTCCATTTCATATTAAATGTCATTTTGATATTTTTCACGGAGATTGAAAATTGTGTAATAGACTAATATATATTCATTTAATGTGTGATTGATTAAATGAAAATGACTTAAATAAAAGCTTATTGGTTATTCAAAAGTAAAAATGAATTTAATGTACAAAGTTACATTGGAATGGTATATTTTGAAACAAAAAAAATAAACAAGTGACATTTATTATAGAACACAGCGAATACATATACTAAACTTCATAGATTCTAATCAGTTAGGACTGCTTTGTAAATAATAACAATAAATTTGAATCTCATCAAAAATATAATTTATAATTATCATCAATTAAAATATTTAATAATCTACAAAAGTTTTTGGCAAGACTCCTTTTAAACTTCTTTCATCTGTAATTTGTTTCGTTTGAAAACCTTACCACGTAATTAAACATTTTAATATTTATACAAAATGATTTTCTTCTAGTTTTTTACTCTACTTAACCGGAAAACAAACTGTTCATCATATTAGTACTGGCTGTGTCGATTTTCTGATTAAACAAGTGATGTATGAGACAGACAATTAAACATTAAGGGGGCAGGTACAAAACTATTAGAATGAAAACAGAGTTACATCTTGTAATGAAAAACATAATTTGACATGAATTTTGATCATTTACAGAGACGTCAGAGGATAGTATCATTTTTGTTTTTGTTTCTTCTCGTTTCTCCATCAGACAAAAACTACTTACACTAGAGAGACAGACATATATGTCAGAGGGAAGAAAGAAGCAGTAAAGATGATTATCTGATGAAACATTGTGAGGTAGACTCGCCAATCTCTCAGCATTCACATCTCTTTGCTAATGTTTTCTTTACTCCTCTCACAATCTTACCGAACCATATCAAGTTCATGACACCGAGCGCAGCTGGTACCCCAAATACCAGAGCGTATCCAAAGATGTGCATCCTCATGACCTATAACCCCAAAAACAAAAGTAAATCCAATCACATAAACAAACTAGGATATTAGATAATATTGTTATGTGTCGAATTCAATGGGGACGGTTTTGATGCAACTTTCGACCCATATATGAAGAGATTACCGAGAAGGAGATCATGAGTTTTTTACCTGGTTGTAGTGCAGATAGACATGATAAAACATGTATATAAATAGTAGAATTCTAGCAACCTGACATGAAAATGTTACGAGTGATCAGTAGACACCATAATGTTGTGCATCAAAATGAGTCGAATGTTTATGTACCAGCCACGCCAAGAAGATGAAAACGCCATTGACAACATATGCCATCGACTTCTTCATACCAGCTGTGTCCAGGTACCTTCATAAGACCCCCAAGATAATCCGCTCGTTGTGTCAGAAGAAAGATTACTAAGCTGAAAATCTTGTAATGTACATGGAAAACAAAAGTGGGACTTACCATCTCAAGTTGATCTCGGGGGTTGTAATCTCGGAGATGAGGACCATGTATGTATACAACTGTCCTTCCCCGGAAAACAAGGAGTAGGCAACTGCTACCCCTGATAGCGAGTGATGCAAAATCTGAAATCAAATGCAAGGTTTAGCATTAGCATCTTTATGGAGTTGGGCGGTGTAGAGGTTTTAAAAATAGATAAACCGAAAGTAAAACATCAATCAGTAGATAGAGCAAAGTGGTTGGGGAAGAAGAGTTACTTACATACTCAAGTCCACCCAAAGAAGGATATTTCCAGAAGATCATCCCAAGATCAGCAATGAAGTAACCAATGGATAACTGCAAATATAATTTATATGTCATGTTCAAACATTCTTCTCTCAAAGACTCAACATTAGGTTTTGGTCACAGTTAAACAAGAGCTTACCCCTAGACCGAGAGAGGAAAGACGTGAGCTCCGGAACACAACAAGATCATTGTGCCACCTATCGGAAAAGAGATCGGACCAGAAGACAAAGTAGAGCGACATTGCGGAGATAAAGATAGCATGAACCGTTGAGATACCACTGCAGCCCAAAACACGACGGAACAACATCAACAAAAACCCAAAGATCATAAATGAACAGAGACAAGACTTTCTGAAAGAGTCAACAATCCATCAACAAAACACAAACCGGTTGTTCCATTCGATTCGTTGAATCTTGGTGAGGATGATATAGGTCTTGGAATGTGAGTTGCTGATGAAGTGACAAAGATCATAGACCTACAAAAAGAATCATTAATCAAACGATTAGGATCAAAATCTAGCTTTGTCCCTTTAAAATCTAGAAAGAAAGAGGGAAACATTTTTTTACCACTTTGCAGAGGAAAATGCCGGTGAGAACAGAGGTGTAAGGAATAAAAGGATCAGCCAAGAGGTAGTTGTTGACCAAATGCTGAGCTTGATGATGATAAGCCTTTATGGCACCAATCGTTTGCAAAGAGGTCGACGACATTGCAGAGATTATTTGATTATTATACAGATTCGATCTATCGATTCCTCATCTCATCATTCGCCACACCGCCCTACACCCATAACAGAATCAATCTCGAGATGTTAATCTCAACGATAGAAAAAGGAAACTCCAGATTAACCTAATCTCTAATTGATTCATCCTACTTCTCGTCATATAGAAAACGCCTAATCTCAAATGCAGATTCGATATGCGATACCTAGATCCCTACAAATGAGTCAAAATCAACGAAACTCGGATTCAATCCAAGTCAAATCCGATCCACGAAACAAGAAGATTTGGTACCTCGTGTAGGGGAAAATCTGAATAAATCTCTCGGAGAAATGGACGCAAAGGAAGGAGGAGACGCTTTTAGAATCGGCGGCGAGAAAAGTGAGAGAAAGGAAGCAGCGAAGCTTTAGCTTTAATCAATGCGCGAAATGTGAAGGAGAAGAAGAAGATGAGAAGAACACAAAAGACTCGTCGATCTGAGGGGAAAAAAAAAACTACAGCTGGTGCACGAAAAACAACTATTAAATTAAAATAAACTGTTACATTAAAAAACTAGAATTAGGTATTTAATTTCAACTAGTTCTAATTTTAATATAAAATAGTACTGGCCAAACTTATGTTAATATACATGTATGTTATTGGGGGGGGGAAAAACATGAACCCGACATCTAACAAACTGAATCAAAATAAATATTAGAATTAGAGTATTATTATCGTTCGATTCGTGTGAATCACTTCTACTACCATGTCTTTTTCATTTGCTTAGGTAGACTCTCTTACAACAATTTTTTCTTATAATATATAAAGATATAAAAAGAAAAGTAAAGAAGAAGATGGTCTGTAAAACAAACCAAAAAAAAAAATTGAGCCGCCGCCGTAAAGAAAAAAAAAAGCGATCTTGAAGAAGAAACATCGAACACCGGCGTTCGGCCTTTCTGGTCGCCGCTGACTGCTTCTCTTCTCTCTTCTCCTTTTATTTTTGCTCTCCTCCTCCTCTTAGTTGATGGCGTCAATATGTATGGTGTCTCTGGTTGGGGTCCGTTCGGCATTGGATTCTAGATCTGCTCCGGGAGAGCTAGATTCGGCGGTCTGGGGCTCCTTGTTGGAGCATCGACGAGACGACTTCGGTTTGAAGGGTAAGGGAGTCGGCTTTTAAGATGTATCTGTGTCAGATCTCGTTTTTCTCTTTGTAGATCTGAGTTCTGTTTGTTTCGATGTCGGCATGGATGATTTGGAAACAAGCTCTATCCTCTGTTTCTTCTCTGTGACAAGCAGCATTGGTCTTTGTGGAGAGGTTTGTGAGCTTTAGATGTGGTTGTGGGTTGGCGACTTACCTAGGCTTGGGAGTGTCTCCCCTTTCTCTGGAGTTATCTCTGGTGGTTGTTGATCTTTATTGGTCAGAGCCTTGTTGCGAGCTCAATTCTAGTTTTGTGAGGATAGGATGGAGATACCTGTGTTTTGGAGTTAATGCTTCTTTGCTGGTTGATTTCCGCTGTTTTGTTAGTAATAGTCCTGGTGTTGGAGTGGTTTTCATCCAGTTACCGGCTGTGTGAATAAGACGTGTGTTCAGGAAGCTTTTATAGGCTTCGCCGTGAGGTGTTGGTGCGTATGAGGCGCGTAGAGAACCTACTCAAGGTCCAATGGCAAGTCTTAGTTGGGATTGAAGGGTGTTTATAGCGACGGTTAAGGATTCAAACCTCTCTCGATCCAGTTTATGTTTTGGTGATGTTCGTGTGCTTCCAGGTTATCTCGCTGCTCTTCTTATCTTGAGTTTATTGTTGATGAATTCTCGCTAGGTAACCTCGTCTTTGGGTACAAGGTTGAAGCCTCCTCTCCTGTTGTTCTGTTCTATTATCCGGCCTCTCGACATCTTTCTTTTTCTTTGTTGTTGTTAGCTTTGGGGGTTTGTGTTTTGTTCATCTGTTGGCTCTGGGAGGTATATATTACCTCTCTGGCTCTTAGCTTTAGACAATGTTTTTATTGTATGTGTGTAACCGAATGTTTGATCTAATCTTAATCTATCAGATGACAAAAAAAAAAAAAATGGTTTGTTATTAGATAATTTCATTATATGGCGATTAAAACTTGCATGTGACATTTTTGTGATTTGCAAAAAGAAGCATAACTGAAAAGATCGTCACATGTTAAGAAGCAAGTAACAAAAAGTTAAAAGGTAGATTGATGGTGTAATAAATGAGATTGTGCAAAGCATAATACCCGACCAATCATTGAGATTTTAACCCGTTTTAATGTTCAGTACTACTAAAAAAAGCTTTTGAAATCGTCCAGGCATTCACCTTCAATGATTTATGTTAAGTGAAATATCTTTCTCATGGGCCCATGAATTATCAGAAAAACAGAGAACCCATGACTGAATAACATCGAAGGCAACTAGAGGCTCCATTATGTTATTTTGTATGCATGTGTCTCTCTCATACACTCACCGTCACTTGACTTTTGTAATAGAAAATTGCATGATCAATGCATGATCACTGCGAAAAATAACCAAATAGATAAGAATCAATGATGTTTTTCTGTATGCATATATCTCTCATTGACTTATCCTTACTCAACTTTTGTAATACAAATTGCATGATCAAATGCATGATTGATATGCTCAAATTTACTCTAAAAGCACCTCTATTTAGGGATCAAATACACATGCATCGGATCACACAATAGATGGGAGCCCTAGCTTCCGATGAGCCCCACACCTGTGACAGCTTGAGAAGCCTACAAAATGGAGGATTTATCATCGTCTATAAGCTTTCAAGAAACAGAAAACATGGTTCCAAAAAGACTTACCGAAAAACAAGATTTTAGAAAACGCACACCAGTCATCTATATCCCACTTACTTGAATCGGTTATATCCCTCTTCTTCGCTTAAGCACCGATTCTTTCTAAAAGGGAGTCAACCTTTGCTCATCCTTTATGTGGATCCGCTAGCTCGGTTTGAAGAGTATCCTAGATAGAAGGAGAATGGTGGAGATGAAATTAGCTCGGCTGATTTTAAGGTGGTCCAACAAAGTTGGCATCTATATGGATGGTCTGACGAAGAGTCATCTTTCAAATCATTAGAGGTTTTCCTGATTTAAACATCTGACGTTGATGGAAACTCTGGTTACAAGTAGCGGTTTGGCGAGAGGAGGAATTGAGTGATGATATTGGTTTCCTATTTGGAGCTTTCATCGGAGGAAGACATGTGATGGTGAACAGAGAAGATGACTGGAGAGCGCATGCTCACCGGAGTTCGCAAAATGAGAAGCGATTTCTTTGTCCTCGTAAAGCCACATGTGTGTAATCCTCTTTTAGGAAGCAACATGTGTTCTTTCATTTGGGTCTTTTATCATGTTCTCTTTCATAAAGCTTTTGGGCTAAATTAATGAATAGAGTTGACAAAAAAGGAGCTATACGAAGTGTGGAAATAAATACTAAAATAGATGTTACTAGGTTGAGATCCGTGCCTTGCGCGAGATCAACATTATATATATAAATTATTTTATGTATTATATGTTTTAGGGCAATTCTCTCAAATAGCTTTTTAAAGTTTTTGTTACGAAAATAGCCCTAAAAAAATAAAATGACTAAAATGACATATTTTTCTTTTGAAAATTTTAATTTTATTTTTTTATTTTCAAAAATTTAAACCCATCTTCAAAATCCAACCCCATAACTTTAAACCCTAAATCTTAGATTAGTTAATCCTAAAGATATAAATGCATATTTATCCTTCAATAAAATCTCTTTTGTCATTTTCCTCTTTGAGGGTCTATTTTTGTGAAAATAAACTAAAAATGACTATCGAAATGAATTTCTCTATGTTTTAACATATTATGAAATAATAAATATATATTGAATAATTAAAGTAAGTAACTATTACATATATAATTAAATTGGTGTGAACATATAAATCAATTTTGTTAATCCAAACAATAATTGTTTTTCTATTTGATAGAATATGTAATTAAATTTAAATGATATTAACATACATATTATATTTTTAATTTTAATATCTAACAAAATGATGCTTTCTACTCATATGGTTTTTTTGATTAATAGGTTTTTATTGTGGGATTAATCGTTTTAGTAATTTATAATAGTTTAAAAATTAAGTTGTTAATGCTCGTTCAAAGCTTTTATCCAAAAAATTTGTTCAATGTAAATTTCAAAATTAAATTATTTATGTATTTGATATACTTTATAATTTAATTTAAAATGATATATATATATATATAAATTAAACTTAATAATTAATTAAATTAAATTTGTACTTATATGATTTTGTAATCATTTGTATTTTGTCATAACAAAAATTATAAACCATGGATGTGAATGTGAGAATTTTAACAGTTTTAATAATTTATAATCGTTTTTTAAAAATTCAAAATATAACATATACATAAAATCTAAAATTTTTAATATATTTAATGTGGTTGTTTAATTTATTTTAATATTTTAAAATGAAACAATATGATAAAAGATACACTAATTTTTATCAAATCTTTATTATTCAAAATCATTAATTGTCATATATACTTTAGCCACATTAGAAAATTCCGTAACTTTTATCCCCTATATATTAAAAGAGAAGTATTACAACATTTTAGCTATGACACGTGTTATCACTAAAATGTTTCACAAAGTCTTTAGAGAAATATGTTGGTCCACTAAACATATATTATATACTTCTCATTAAACTAACCATAAATTTAATTAAAAATCTACAATTAATATTTTTCATTCTTTCCTTAAATAAAAGTTAAGGAATTACCAAAAGTGAATAAAACATATATTTGACAATTAATGATTTTAATAATAAAGGTTTGA is a genomic window containing:
- the LOC106306559 gene encoding transmembrane protein 56-B-like, translated to MSSTSLQTIGAIKAYHHQAQHLVNNYLLADPFIPYTSVLTGIFLCKVVYDLCHFISNSHSKTYIILTKIQRIEWNNRGISTVHAIFISAMSLYFVFWSDLFSDRWHNDLVVFRSSRLSSLGLGLSIGYFIADLGMIFWKYPSLGGLEYILHHSLSGVAVAYSLFSGEGQLYTYMVLISEITTPEINLRWYLDTAGMKKSMAYVVNGVFIFLAWLVARILLFIYMFYHVYLHYNQVMRMHIFGYALVFGVPAALGVMNLIWFGKIVRGVKKTLAKRCEC